The following is a genomic window from Nitrososphaerota archaeon.
ACTGCAGGGCGGAATTACTCATAGCGTTGCCTTCGCAGCTGGCTCCGTTCACTGACAGAATCGAACCCCTTCTTGCCACCCTGAAGGAGAAGGGGGTCAAATGCCTCATACTGACCTCTCCTGATCTTCCTCAGGGGGCTGCCGACCAGCTGGCGAAGCACGCAGAGGTCAGGTCGAGGAAGACGATGTACGGAGGAGGCCTTGTATCGGACTCCAGAGAGGTGGTCCTCCTGCTTGGGAGCGGGGAGCAGGGGGGGCTCCCGCTTGCAATCTGGGCCTCTCACCACGGGCTGGCGAGCTTCGCGAAGGACTACTTCGAGTTCCTCTGGAGCTCGCCGGGAACGTCAAAGCATTGAGCAGAAGTCAGCCACCGAGGGATGAGGAAAAGGTCGTCAGGGAGCTGATGGCAGAGGCGGCGCTGTCAAAAGAGGAAGCCATCCTCTACCTGAGGCTCCTGCGCGAGGGCCGGATTCCATCCTCACAGAAAGAGTCAGCCAAAGGGCTCCTAGAGAAGGGGATGGCCATCATCTCAGGCGACGGGAAGAGCATCATCCCAGTGCACCCCAGGCTGGGGGTAGCCAACGGCTACAGGACCTGGAGAGAGGCGATGGTGAGGGAGATCAACGAAAGGAGAATGCGGGTAGACAGGCTGATATTGGAGCTCATCCCCCTCTACGAGGCCGCAACGGAGAAAAACAGGGGGGGCGGAGGCGGCTGAACAATGGCTGAACCTCACCAGCATGAAATCGTATTCATCGGCATGGTCAACGTGAACCGCGACAACTACCTTCAGGGGGTCGTAGACGTCTGGAGGTGCAGGAGCTGCAAGAAGCTGTTCTGTGACGACAAGAGGTATGGAGAGCCGCTCAAGCCGAGCGTCGGGTTCGAGTCGATACCGGAAGACGAAGAGTGGGCGGTCCTCACCTGCACGACCGCCAAGGACGTCATGATGAACAGTCTCGGAGCGAAACCAGGGAAGAAGCTGGCGCACGCCTGCAGAGACGGTCAGGTGTATGAGCTCGTCGTTGGTAAGGACTTCTCGCTGTCGCCTGCGACCGCCAACCCTATCCACAGGCTCTTCCTCGTGAAGGACAACGTCAACAAGAACGTCGAAGCCGGATACTACAGGCTTACGATGCAGAAGTGACGTCGTCAATCAAGAAGGTGGCTGGCGGGACCACCATATTGGAGTCGGCCTTCGCCATCTACACCATGTGGACGTGGAACGCCCTAGAGGGGTGCCCTTCTGGGGGTTGCGTCGCGCCCCAACTGGGCTGGGCTGTGCCTGACCTGTTCGTCGTGCTCGCATTCGCCTTGCTGGCCGTGGGCGCCCTCGGATTCTGGGGGGCGTCAGTCGCGTACCCTGCAGGCGCCGGTCTCTCCGCGGTCTTCCTCGCACTGCTAGGGTACCTCGTCTACCTTTACGCTGGGTATCCCTCCCTTGGGGGCGCATTCTACCAGTACACGTTCGGCGCCGTCCTGGCGGCCCTGGGCGTCGGGCTGAACCTGCTGGGGCTGAAGGACAGAAGCACCATCTCCGAACAGGCGAACCCGATGAACCTCCCCGTGTTCGGCTAGACCCGGAAGCTTGAGAAGCGGCCAGTCTGGAGGACCGTCTCGACGTTCGCCCTGAGTGCCTCCAAGTCGAATCCGCCATACCTCGGAAAGGGATAGACGACCTGAGGCTTGGCGCGCCTCAGGATGCCAGCGGCTACTTCCGCCTCTCCCTTCTGATGGTGTACGAACGCGGCGCAGACCAAGATAATCCCTTGGAGGAGCCGCTTCTCGTCCCCCTGCTTCGACCTCCAGATCCCCTCGAGGACTTCGTGACACTCCCAGTAACGTTCCGCGTTGAAGAGGGACCTCGCTTCGGAGAGGAGCTCGGGCTCGGGTTTGTGCTCTGGGGGCGCGCTCAGATCACGAGTGAACTCGAAGTCTGCCAAGGGGCGGACTGCTTCAATGAAGAGGTCGAAGTCTTCTCGAGTCGGAGAGAACACGTCGAGCTCGAGGCTCCCGAAGGAGGTCCACTTCGGGTTCCTGCACTGGACGCCGAGCCCCCTGGTGGCCGCCCTGGCCGAGTCCAGGAGGCTCCCTCGGGGGACCCCCTTCGCCTTCAACCCGATGAGGAACCGCATCAAGGCTGTGCTGCGCCTCTGGAACGCTTTAATGTTGAGAAACCTGTGTTTTGTCGTGGGTGATGACCAGATTAGCCGCCTGAACTTTGTGTGGAAGATCTTGAGTAGTGGAACCCACCCTTCCCCGAAGAGTCGTTTCTGTGCGGGAATCATTTTATAACCTCTGAGGGGGCGCGGCGAGTCAGGCGACGGGATTTGGTCGAGCTCGACGTCACTTGCAATCTCGAGGGGTTCCGCAGGTTCCTGATCAGTAGCACCTGCAGGAGCTTCATCCCCGAGTCATACCTCCGCGACCCCGAAGTGTTCCCCGAAAAGCAAGGTGACCAGGGATCCATCTATGTTGAGGCGGTCGACAAGGTAGACCTCAAGAAGATCAGGGACATCACGTTCATCAACGCCAGAGACGTTCTCGGGATCATTTACACGTCCAAGAGCGGGAACACGAAGCTGAAGTGGCGCCAGCTCAGAGGGAGGATAGGAAGGATGTCTGGAGACGCGTCAGCCAACTCGATGGTCAACCTTTCAATGGCAAGGATACTTTCCCCAGAGGAGGTGGAGGCGATCATGGCGAATCAGCCCGGGGAGGGTGAACCTGAGCAGCCCGGGGAAGGGTCCGCGGGAGCCCAACCCCAGCCCGACGTGTCTCAGTAACGCGACGTTTGCGCTAGTAAACTGGCTGCAAACGGTCGACGCTGCGTTTATACCTGTGGAAATCCGCTGTTTGCTGGAATGGGGAAAGTAAAGGTCAGCAGGATAAGCGGGGTGACCGATCCACTTACCGGGTTCCCCGCCAAGCAGATTGAGCTAGTGGAGGTCAGGGACGCCCGCAGACCGGAGATGTTCCCGGCGAGCGACGAAGCGAGGGTCGTGCAAGGGATGGTCTCTCAGCTCCAGTCCATGGGGCTGATGCCACAGATGAGAGAAATAGGCTACTCGAAAGTTATCATGACCCTGACCGAGTCCGAATATGACATGCTTGGAATCAGGCTGGACGTCAACGAAGTTTACGAACTGGAGATACGAAATGGGTCGCTCACGCTACGGAAGGTAACGGAAGGGACCTAGAGGCCTTCGGAGACGAGCCATGTCAGGACCCAAGTTAGGGGACAGAGCTCCCGACTTCAGCCTCAAGGCGCAGGACGGGAGGACGGTCTCGCTGCACGACTTCGCAGGGTCGAAGAACGTCGTCATCTACTTCTATCCGAAGGACTTCACAGCGGGGTGCACCGCTGAGACAAAGGCGTTCAGCGAGAACTACGATGACATCCTGAAACTGGGCGCCGAGGTCATCGGCATCAGCTCAGACTCGGTCGAGAGCCATGGCGGGTTCGCCAGCGAGTGCGGCGCCAAGTTCCTCCTGCTCTCTGACCCTGGGGGGAAAGTGAGAGAGACGTATGGGGCGAAGTCATCCCTCGGTCTAATCCCAGGGAGGGTGACGTTCGTCGTGGACAAGGAAGGGATGGTGAGGCACTCCTTCTCGTCTCAACTCAGGCCGAAGCAGCACATAGAAGAAGCAGTCACAGCGCTGAAGGCGCTTTCGTAGCGGGAGTCCCACAGAACCGAAGGCGTTACGGGGTCCCTACCACTGGGGGAGCGCCGTGGCAGCCCTGCGTCTGAGATGGTGCGGCCTCCGGGATTCGAACCCGGGCGAATGGCTCTCTCCTCTCCGGGAATGGGAAGCCACTATCCTGACCAGGCTGGATCAAGGCCGCGCCACAGGCCCCTCCGCCGGAAACAGTATAAACGAACCCGTCTCCGGCCACACCGAGGATGAGCGAACAACTCCTGTCTAAGCTCGCCCCCCGGCTCAGGCGCCTTGACGAAGGTGGGTATGAGAGAGGGTACAGGACGTCGGGGGGCATGAAGAGAAGCGGAACTCACCAGTTGGTAGCGGGACTCCTCGACGGCCTGCGTATCGCCTACAGTGAGAACGTGAAAGTCCCCGGATCGGGATTAGTCGCAGACTTCGCGGTCAACGGCGTATGGCTCTTCGTCGAGCCTGTGTTTAGCGACTCGGAACTGAGAGGGCTAAGTCAGGTGAAGAAAGACTGCGTGATCGTCAGGAGGGACGTGACTCGTAGCGATCGCATGGATCACGGCATCAGGGTTCTCGGTCTTGGCGAAGAGGGAGGGGTTCAGACGATTTTCCTCGACGACCCTTCTTTCAGCTTCGACTACGCCCACATCCTCCCTAAGACGGAGAAGTGTTCGGTCATGCACGGGCACACTTCCAGCGTCCTGGTGGAAGTCGTCGGCCGCCCCATCGAGGGGATGGTGGTCGACTTTGGTGTGGCGAAGCCTGTAGTCAGGGAGGCAGTGCGGGGGCTGGACCACAAGCTGTTCATCAACAAGAAGTATGTAACCGCCATGGACGCCAAGAGCGTCTCACTCATGTTCAACACTGTACACGGACAGTTTGCCATAAAGGCCCCCAGAGACACGACGGTCCTGTTGGATGGCGAAGCGACGGTAGAAAACCTGGCGAGGGAAGTCCTCGGGCGCGTTGCCCCTAAGATGCCCAGGAACGTGACTGCAGTCGGAGTCTACGTCTACGAAGGCCTCAACAAAGGGAGTCATGTATTGGCGAAACTACATCAGGACGGTGCGTCAGCAGGACGAAAGAAGCGGTAGTGCTTCTTTCGGGCGGGATCGACTCTGCGACCGCGCTCTATATGGTCAGGCGGCGATACTCTGTCAGGGCGCTGACCTTCAAGTACCATGGCATCGCCCGGCAGGAGCTTCGGGCGTCGGAGTCGATCGCCTCCCGGGCAGGGGTCTCGGAGCATCGGCTGGTAAGTGTCCCAGATCTGAGAGAGGCAGAAGACATCCCTGGAGCTCACTTCGACGGCCTCCCCCTCACCTACATCCCTCTCAGGAACAGCGTGTTTTACTCGTTCGCAGCCTCATATGGCGAAGAGGTGGGCGCTTCCGTCCTGGTGGGAGGTCACAATAGGGACGACCTAGAGGTCTTCCGGGATGTCACCCCCCGCTTCTTCGGCTCGCTTGAGAGGGCGTTCAGGGCAGCGTCCCCTATCTTGGACAAGAACGACCTCCGCATCCTCAGACCCCTTCGCCGGATGACGAAACCGAAGGTCATCTCACTTGCCTCCTCGCTGGGGGTGCCTCTGGAAAAGACCTGGAGCTGCCACAGAAATGGGAAGGCGCACTGCTGGAGGTGCGACGGATGCCTCGCCCGGAAGCGTTCCTTCGCCGAGGCCGGGGTACCGGACCCTCTTTCCCCCAGCCTGGGGAAAGTTACTTAAGGGAAGGGCGGCCAGTTCAGGGCTCCTTGAAGAGGCAGGAGAGGGCATCGGACGCTCTCGACTTCATAGACGCCACCGCCGACGTGCAGTCTGAGACGTCGAAGGTTCCGATAGACGCGGGGATTGCAAACTTCAAGGTGCTGGGGACGACTGGCAGCCTAACGCTCCCCGTCGAACTTTCGATTCAGACGTCGACCGGGCTGCACAGAGGGGTACACATGAGCCGGCTGGTGAAGGCGGCCAACGGCAGAAGGCCCAGAGGGGTCGAGCAGTGGCTAAGGTTCGTTTGCAGAGAGATCAACGAGACGCAACCTGGGTCAAGCGTCACTGCAAGCTTCGACCTTCCCTTCGACGACCAGTTCGCAAAGGTCACCATGCGGGCCACCCAGCGGGGAGCAGTCACCTACCGTTATGTCGTCGACGGGATGACGGCGTGTCCCTGCTCGAAGAAGATGATAGGGATTGGGCACATGCAGCGAGCCCAGATGACCCTTGTCCTCAAGAGCGAGAGGGCGCTGGACTCGGTAGGAGTCATCCGGAGGATCAACGAGTGCTTCTCTGCCTCACCGCGCGAGCACATGAAGAGACTAGAGGAAGCGAAGAAGATCCTGGAGGCGCAGGCCAACCCCAGGTTCGCTGAGGACCTCGTGCGTGAATGCGTGAATCGGTTCCCCAACGCGCTCTTCGTGAGCGGGCGGTGCTTCGAGTCTATCCACGCCCACGACGCTATAGCAACATGGTCGGCACGTCCTGGGTGGATGCCCATCCTCTAGAGGCCGTAGCCGAGGTTTAAATCGCAAACCCTCAGCGACCCAACCGGCTTGTCCGATCTCCTCGTAGGGACGTCGGGGTGGTCCTACAACGAGTGGGCGGGTGCATTCTATCCCAGCTCGACGACGAACAAGCTCGCTTACTACTCCAAGTATTACCAGACCGTCGAGGTAGACTCTTCATTCTACGCGTTCCCCTCGAAAGGGATGGTCGAGGGGTGGGCCAGATACACCCCTGAAAAGTTCGTCTTTTCAATCAAGCTCCCAAGGCAGCTCACGCATGACAAGCGGCTTGACGCGGACAAGGGGGTCGAGGCAGACCTGGTCAGGTTCCTGGGGCTTCTCAAGCCGCTCATCGCAACCGGCAAACTGGGACCCGTCCTGGTCCAGCTCCCTCCGAGCTATGCATATCAGTCCGACTTCGCCAGGCTGAAGGGGTTCTTCGAGAGGGCTCCGGAAGACATCAGGTTCGCAGTCGAGTTTAGGCATCCGTCGTGGCTCAGAGAGGAAGTGTGGTCCTACCTGAGGGGGAGGAACGTCGCCAACGTGATAGTGGACGAGCCCCTTCTCCCTCCTGACACGGTTGTCACGGCAGACTTCGCGTTCATCAGGTGGCATGGCAGGGGGAGCAGGCCCTGGTACAACTACAGGTATGGCGACAAGGAATTAGACAATTGGGCGCCCAAGGTGGAGGAGGTGGCCGCCAGGGTCAAGGAGACGTACGGCTACTTCAATAACCATTTCAAAGGGTTCGCCGTTGAGAACTCGTTGAAGATGCTGGAGAAGCTCGGCAGGGCCAGCTCCCAGCAACAGGACGCGAGAGAGAGAGCTACGAAGTTCATAGAGACAGGGCGGAGAGAGGAGGGGGAAGGCAGCCTGATGGAGTTCGTGGAGAAAAGAGGAAAGTGACTGCATGAAGGTCAAGTTGCTCCTGGACGGCGTCAGGCCGAAGGTCGACCAGGTCCAGCTTAGAAGGACGCTGGAAGAAGCTGGGTTCACCGTGGTGAAGGGGCGAGCTGACATGGGCCTTGTGGTGGGCGGGGACGGCAGATTTGGTGATTATGGGCGGACAGAAGAAATCCCCTTGCTCTTCGTAGGTGTCAGGTCGAAGAACCCGACGGGGTCCAAGGCTTACCTGGCGGAAGCGTATTTCGACGAGCTCCCAGAGGCACTCCGCCTGGTCGCAGCCGGGGCCTACAAGATAGAAAAGCATCGTCGGCTCGAGGTCCTCAAGGACGGAAGATCGCTGGGTGAAGTTTTCACCGACGTCTACCTTCAGAGGGGGGGTGACAGCAACTGCATACGGTACAATGTGAAGATAGACAGCACGAGTCTCAGCACTGAAGACGTAGCGATAGGCGACGGCGTGGTGGTATGCACCTCGGCCGGTTCAACAGGCTATTACTCCTATCCAGACAAGCTTGTGGGAAACAGGATGAACCCTGGAGCGCACAGCTTTATCGGAAGGGGCGACATCGGGATATGCCACATCGCTCCATCGTTTACCGAGCGCAAAGGGAGCAATGAGCATCCCCTGAGATACACCGTCCCCTGGGGGGCCAAAGTCAGGCTCTCCTTGTTCAGGCCTGCAGATGCCAGGTTGTACGGCACCACGGGGAGTCGGGGCGGGATCAGGGTAGCAGTCGGTGAGGTGATCACGATCAGGCCGGGAAAGAAGGTCACTAGGCTGGTCTCATTCCGGTAGACCGTAATCCGCTACTTCGACGGCTCTATGCCAGTCGTGATGTACTCCACCGTCTCTCCGATGTAGGTCGCATGGTCGGCGATGCGCTCTAGGTACCTCAGTATCAGCATGGAAGAAAGCGCGCACCTTATGTCCCCTTTGCCTCGGAGCGTCCCCTTGACGTTCTCTCTGTAGCTCAAGTCGATAGCGTCATCCAGAGAAGGTATCCTCCTTGCGAGCTCGACATCTCTTCGAGCGAAGGCGTCTACGCTCATCCTGATCATTTCCTGCGTCTTCTGCGCTGTCGCCGCCACCGAGCCGTGGTCGCACTTGCTCAGGTCCCCGAACACCTCGAGGACATCCGTGATGTCAAGAGCGTATCGGCCATATCTGAAGAACCCATACGATATCTCGAAGCACGCCTTGAGGAACCTGAGGTCTGACGCCACCGGCTGGTACCTCGCGATGATCTCCACGGAAAGGTCGCTCACCTGGCGGTGCAGCACCCTGAGTCGTTCCGACATCTGCTTCACCTCTTTCCCCTTCCCACCCCGCTCGTACGCTTCGATGGAGGCTGAGACCGCGGCTTGCGACAACTGCGCCATTTCGACTAGCAGCGAATTCAGTTGGTCCAGCCCCAAGTCCATGAGCCTCATGCCCCGTCTCCTCCAGGGGACACCTACAAGGCGCCTCGGATGTACTTCTCAGTCAGTGGATTCTTGGGGTTCTGGAAGACGTCTTCGGCTTGACCGAACTCGACCAGGTCTCCCTTGTAGAGGAAGGCCACGTTCCCCCCCACCCTTGCCGCCTGCTGCATGTTGTGCGTGACCAGGACGACAGTGTAGTTTTCCTTCAGCTCGACCATTAGTTCCTCGATCTTCGAGGTCGAGCCGGGGTCGAGTGCTGACGCAGGTTCGTCCATGAGGATTACTTCAGGCTTCACGGCGAGCGCACGTGCTATGCAAAGGCGCTGCTGTTGGCCCCCGGAGAGGTCTAAGGCGCTGGCCTTCAGCCTGGTGCCCACTTCATCCCAAAGGGCTGCCTTCTCGAGGCTATCTCGGACCAGTTGGTCCAGCTCGGACTTCGTCTTTGTGAGCTTATGTATCCTTGGCCCGAAAGCCACGTTGTCATAGATGGAGATGGGGAAGGGGTTAGGTTTCTGGAATACCATCCCGACCCTGGTGCGGAGGAGTATCGGGTCCACCTCTGGTGAATAGACATCGGTGCCGTCGAGAAGCACCTGGCCGGTCACGCTGAACTTCGGGACCCCGTCGTTCATCCGGTTAATCGTCCTTAGGAGGGTCGTCTTGCCGCACCCAGACGGCCCCATGAATACGGTTACCTTGTTCGGTTCGATGGAAAGCGAGACCTCCCTGAGGACTCTCCGTTCCCCGTAGAACGCGCTCAGGGCGGCGAGCCTTATCAGGCCAGTCCCTTCTCGCGTCAGTTCCTCTGATTTTTCCATAGTCGTGTCTTTTCGCTCCCGTTCGCTGCTTTCCTCTCTGCTGGAGAGGCCCGGGATGACTTTCTCTTCTTCCATCATTTATACCTTCGAGAACCTCCTGACTACCACTCTAGCGACGACGTTTATGACAAGGATACTCGTAATGAGCAGGAAGGAAGAGAGGAAAGCCAGGTTGTGAGCGCTGTTCGAAGGGAGCTGTGAGTAGACATAGACGACGTAGGTGAGGAATCCTACAGGAGTGTGTAATAGGTTACCGTTGAAGTTGTAGTTTGAGAAAGACGCGGTGAAGA
Proteins encoded in this region:
- a CDS encoding phosphate uptake regulator PhoU, which encodes MRLMDLGLDQLNSLLVEMAQLSQAAVSASIEAYERGGKGKEVKQMSERLRVLHRQVSDLSVEIIARYQPVASDLRFLKACFEISYGFFRYGRYALDITDVLEVFGDLSKCDHGSVAATAQKTQEMIRMSVDAFARRDVELARRIPSLDDAIDLSYRENVKGTLRGKGDIRCALSSMLILRYLERIADHATYIGETVEYITTGIEPSK
- a CDS encoding NAD(+)/NADH kinase, yielding MKVKLLLDGVRPKVDQVQLRRTLEEAGFTVVKGRADMGLVVGGDGRFGDYGRTEEIPLLFVGVRSKNPTGSKAYLAEAYFDELPEALRLVAAGAYKIEKHRRLEVLKDGRSLGEVFTDVYLQRGGDSNCIRYNVKIDSTSLSTEDVAIGDGVVVCTSAGSTGYYSYPDKLVGNRMNPGAHSFIGRGDIGICHIAPSFTERKGSNEHPLRYTVPWGAKVRLSLFRPADARLYGTTGSRGGIRVAVGEVITIRPGKKVTRLVSFR
- a CDS encoding DUF309 domain-containing protein, encoding MRFLIGLKAKGVPRGSLLDSARAATRGLGVQCRNPKWTSFGSLELDVFSPTREDFDLFIEAVRPLADFEFTRDLSAPPEHKPEPELLSEARSLFNAERYWECHEVLEGIWRSKQGDEKRLLQGIILVCAAFVHHQKGEAEVAAGILRRAKPQVVYPFPRYGGFDLEALRANVETVLQTGRFSSFRV
- a CDS encoding 6-carboxytetrahydropterin synthase; translated protein: MSEQLLSKLAPRLRRLDEGGYERGYRTSGGMKRSGTHQLVAGLLDGLRIAYSENVKVPGSGLVADFAVNGVWLFVEPVFSDSELRGLSQVKKDCVIVRRDVTRSDRMDHGIRVLGLGEEGGVQTIFLDDPSFSFDYAHILPKTEKCSVMHGHTSSVLVEVVGRPIEGMVVDFGVAKPVVREAVRGLDHKLFINKKYVTAMDAKSVSLMFNTVHGQFAIKAPRDTTVLLDGEATVENLAREVLGRVAPKMPRNVTAVGVYVYEGLNKGSHVLAKLHQDGASAGRKKR
- a CDS encoding GTP cyclohydrolase I FolE2, with amino-acid sequence MKRQERASDALDFIDATADVQSETSKVPIDAGIANFKVLGTTGSLTLPVELSIQTSTGLHRGVHMSRLVKAANGRRPRGVEQWLRFVCREINETQPGSSVTASFDLPFDDQFAKVTMRATQRGAVTYRYVVDGMTACPCSKKMIGIGHMQRAQMTLVLKSERALDSVGVIRRINECFSASPREHMKRLEEAKKILEAQANPRFAEDLVRECVNRFPNALFVSGRCFESIHAHDAIATWSARPGWMPIL
- a CDS encoding peroxiredoxin, which encodes MSGPKLGDRAPDFSLKAQDGRTVSLHDFAGSKNVVIYFYPKDFTAGCTAETKAFSENYDDILKLGAEVIGISSDSVESHGGFASECGAKFLLLSDPGGKVRETYGAKSSLGLIPGRVTFVVDKEGMVRHSFSSQLRPKQHIEEAVTALKALS
- the pstB gene encoding phosphate ABC transporter ATP-binding protein, encoding MEKSEELTREGTGLIRLAALSAFYGERRVLREVSLSIEPNKVTVFMGPSGCGKTTLLRTINRMNDGVPKFSVTGQVLLDGTDVYSPEVDPILLRTRVGMVFQKPNPFPISIYDNVAFGPRIHKLTKTKSELDQLVRDSLEKAALWDEVGTRLKASALDLSGGQQQRLCIARALAVKPEVILMDEPASALDPGSTSKIEELMVELKENYTVVLVTHNMQQAARVGGNVAFLYKGDLVEFGQAEDVFQNPKNPLTEKYIRGAL
- a CDS encoding arcadin 1 produces the protein MGKVKVSRISGVTDPLTGFPAKQIELVEVRDARRPEMFPASDEARVVQGMVSQLQSMGLMPQMREIGYSKVIMTLTESEYDMLGIRLDVNEVYELEIRNGSLTLRKVTEGT
- a CDS encoding DUF72 domain-containing protein, with amino-acid sequence MSDLLVGTSGWSYNEWAGAFYPSSTTNKLAYYSKYYQTVEVDSSFYAFPSKGMVEGWARYTPEKFVFSIKLPRQLTHDKRLDADKGVEADLVRFLGLLKPLIATGKLGPVLVQLPPSYAYQSDFARLKGFFERAPEDIRFAVEFRHPSWLREEVWSYLRGRNVANVIVDEPLLPPDTVVTADFAFIRWHGRGSRPWYNYRYGDKELDNWAPKVEEVAARVKETYGYFNNHFKGFAVENSLKMLEKLGRASSQQQDARERATKFIETGRREEGEGSLMEFVEKRGK
- a CDS encoding 7-cyano-7-deazaguanine synthase; this encodes MLLSGGIDSATALYMVRRRYSVRALTFKYHGIARQELRASESIASRAGVSEHRLVSVPDLREAEDIPGAHFDGLPLTYIPLRNSVFYSFAASYGEEVGASVLVGGHNRDDLEVFRDVTPRFFGSLERAFRAASPILDKNDLRILRPLRRMTKPKVISLASSLGVPLEKTWSCHRNGKAHCWRCDGCLARKRSFAEAGVPDPLSPSLGKVT